The stretch of DNA TAggttcattttggaaaaaattgaCAAACAAAATGCATTACTGCTTTTAGCATCACTTCATCCTATCATACTCTCTTAATTTTGCCTCTAATTTGTGAAGAAtggagtttggttttgtttgtttgttttcacctGTCACTGTCTGCAGTCAAGATCATGTTTTGAAACAGTTCTTTTGACTGGGTGCATTTGAATGTTGAAAAATGAGTGACtgataaaaggggaaaaaatatatttagtcCTGGTGGTTTCTACCCAGTTACTTGAATTGCTTTTTTCCAGTAAGAGTCAGAGgtcaaacaataaaataatgtgGGGAAAAATATGCTGGCAGTAAGAATGGAACCAAATTCTTACACAGTATCCTCAGATTTCAGAAAGGGCTGAAGTTTCACGTAAACTTAAAACCTTTGGGTCCTCAGTTTGTTCCGAATGTTTCTTGACTTTACTGAGGGGAAAATGGCCAAGAAACTGTTCCACAACCTCTTGGATGGTCCCTCTTGGCACATGACGAGAACAGATACAGCAGAGAATGTGGTCAAAGCATTAATGAATAACTTCCTTTCCTCAGTGATAAAACATCTCTAAATTAGGGCAGCCATCAGGGTTGATTTAACCTGTTTTGCAAGGCAATACAGCCACATCAGTGTTACCATAAGGGAACTGTGAGGCTCTTGCTTTCAACCTCTGTGCAGTTTCCTAGAATCAAGCAAAACCACAGAGGTCACAGActtattaaaaatcaaataatgaaaaacaaatattttatattttttacaaaaaaatataaaaatcatgGCATCTTAGCAGCTACCTCCTTTCAATAATCCTTTCCAACTGCACACCTTGAAAAGTAGCATTTCTTGCTAAGGTTGCAAGAAGTACAAAACTATAAATTCCACATATAAACTGCATTTTAGCTCCATCTGTGGGCTAGCGAGAAAAAATACAGGGACTCCAAAAGAAAGCAGGGAAACAACTTCTGAAGGTATACTTGACTTTAATGTATTTCAGGTGTTGTTTATAGAACTCTCAGGTTGTTTATAAAAGTAAATGATCCCTCCCAAACAATGAAATCTGTTACCTTGAAAACTAACAAATAGTTCGTGCAGGAGGCCTTGTTTTGGTCTCTTGACAGAATGGCATTTGTAGGATGACTCTATGATGTGACACGTCAGATCAGAGATGATGttatttaagattttctttAGTTCCTCAAAGAACTGGCCGTTAGGTGCTAACTCGCATTCCCTTGTAGTAAAGCGAACAAATACCTGATATGCATGGTCAGCTTCCCTGTATGCTTTAAGGAAAACAGTTTGTGTGTGAGTTCTGCGGTGCAATTACACATTGAGTCTTATACAGAACCTTATCATCTGTATCAGTGTACTTTGTATCTGAAATACGGGCTCTTAttcaaaagtaaacaaataaataaagcttaCTCATTAACCATAACAGAACAACCTTATCCTTGCCAGAGCTGACTCAAAGAGTAAGAGACATTTTGGTTTGAAATGTACAGGAATTTACGTGCTTATGTTATGAGGCTCTGATcccaaatattaaaacaaaaaaggaggtAAATAGTAAAATAACACAGAACTAGCATGTCTACAAAGTTGTGTAACTGAAATGAATTTGGATTATGCAAAAGTATTCTATGCAATTATGGTGCATAGGagtgaattttttaaaaattagtttagaAGTTAGTGGTTCTCAAGCATTTTTGGACACGTTATTTTATGGGTGGGGAGGTGATATTGGTGAACAGTGGTTACAAATGGTGGAAGAAGGCTCCAGTGTGCTGCTTGAGCTGTTGAGGCAGAGGGCTTATTCTGCACCAGCGTATGTTTGGTTTGGTAATCTCTCCCACAGGAGATTGCACTCAGACATGAGCTTCCTTTTCAGATCTTGGATATCGTTGGAATTATTGTAGTTCACTTTGTTCTTATTAAGGGTagagtttattttattctttgagTGGTCATATGTTCGTGGTAGCagttatttaaaactttttccaAACCTGGGATGGGGGTTGTGCgtgtataaatataaaaaaattattttatattctggGATAAAATGTTAactaattatttctttttatcaagCCTTGCAAAAAACATGCACTTCATAAACGCACCAAACTACAAAGGCTATGTGCATTAGCTTGCTAGTAAGTTAGCAATCTTACCGTATACCATGAATTTATATGCCTCAAACACTACTCTTTCTTCTTGTGTCGTAGTTTCTATGATTTTGTGAGAGAGAGTACAAGTGTAGGCTCCAGACATGGACTCCTTAAAACCCATCACCATCAGCTTTCCTGTTTTTGTAAGATTCACATACATTTGCCCTAGATTAGAAACAGGAGATACTTGATTACTGGAAATGTTCAGTTTCTAATGCTCTGCTCATTTAGAACGTTTGAAGATGAGATCTTGCTCTTGTACATAATAACAGTGATTCATGTTAGTCTGAAACAGTCTAAAATTTATGACCTTTAGGACTTATTGCAAGTTTCCTTCTATCTCAagcatttgtaatttttttaggGGGAGAAGAGAAACATAGTCTAATGTCAGAGCTCATGGAAAAATTTGACAAAGGACCAAGTGACTATTTGGACCCACCATCCTGTTGCAGAGTGGCATCAatagaaacagggaaaatacgTGATTTCATGTACAGTAATCTACTTAGCCATTTGTGGTTGACTTTTTCCCTTgtaaatagaaaacagaaactaTTTCTCTGTCTCAGCGTATTTTCCTGATCgcctccctgctccccaagGCAGAGGCTGTTTCTAAGTTTGTGAAAAAGTACTGTAAAAAGCCTGTTCTATTAGTGACCGGGGGAAAAAATAGCTAAGGCAGGCACAGTGGAAATCCTTTGTAGTTCGAACAAAGTGACTAACCTTCTAAATTTTTTCCATCTGGACCAATCCACAAATACTTGGGATCTATTACTTCTTCTCGAGAACGAGCCAAATCCATACATACTAGAAATGGGCTATTTGTAAACACCTTAACATAAACATTAACTGCAATACAAGAGAACAAGGTAAATGAAGTGAAATGCTTCTATTGAATGAAATCACCAAAAtactaattttgaaaaatatatttaatgtaatgcaaggtttatttttcatgtttggaCTTTGAAAAGTGTAAGGCTAATCTTTTATCTCCTTTTGCTCTTTCTAATATGATGGAACTGTCCGCAGCGTGCTGGGTGCTGACTGTGTGGAGGAGACACCCGAGTGCCACACAAATCATGTTGCAGGGTCACAAAAAGCACCAGATTTTGAGCCTGTTGCTGAGTGGGACCCTCATTTAGACattaaattttcagaagtgcttatAGTAGCACCATGGGACAAATATCTTTCTAAACCCACCTCCCCTCATTACTGTATGCTATCAGCATCGTATTCTGGAGTCTCCAGCACTGTGTTTAGCTAAGCTTGGTTGTGTCACTTCTCTGTGTAGCGGTGTCTGCACCATGATCACGATGCTTAAAACtccattttaaaagttcagtaagacctaaatatatatatatgtaaaaaaaaggACGAGTTTACCTTCCTGTTTGGTGTCGCCATAAACATAATTCTTTTCAACTAAATCAATAGAATGTTGCTCTTCCTTAGGTACAGCTCTCACTGTAGGGAAAAGGACTTAGAATATTACAGAGAGAAATCTAAATGTGTGATTGTTAACCGTTTATTTTGTCCTAGCGGGTTTCTGTCTCTTgccttactttttctttctccccacgcccttttcttaaaaacaaggGCTCCCACTTGCTGCTGACTTGCCAGATTTTGTTCCTTTAGAGCCCAGGTTGCAAATCTGTCTTGATATACCAGGTTCCAAACTAGCTGGGCCTTTCTCTTTACAAACAGCCaataaaatagttaaaaaatCTAACTAGAAAGCTAAGGCTCTTCACAATGACCCCaaggagaagcaggaggggTGCAGTGTGGTGACTGTGGGAGGGTATCGAGTCTTTGAGTATCTGTGAGcctttgccttttgggaaaCAGCGGGCAGATGTGCTTATATGACCGCTCCCCAAGGAGATATGAAAATCATTAGAATTTGTGCTGACTTTTTCAGGCCACGGAGGCAGACTAGGGTAGCCCTGCCTGACCACTGCTGCCCCAGACTCGGGTCCAGAGAGATGCACTGCTGGGATCCACACCTTCCCCTCTAAAAGGGGTTTCATCGTCAACTGCTGAAGGAAGGTCCTGCAACAGGCTCTCCACAGGCGGCCGGCGCCCGGCGGCCCGAGCCCCACTGCTGCCCTCTGAGGAGACCCCCGCCTCGGAGGGGGCACCCATCGCCGCGGCCctgcccctccctccctccctcggTACCTCCAGTCAGAGCACCCAAGCCTGCCACCACAGCCATCATCCCCAGGAGACCCCCCGGGGGGGAGCGcggcctcccgccgcccccggccaTGCCACCgcgcgcgccgccgcccgccctcccccgCGCCAACGGCCGCCGCGCGGCGCCAACCGCCCTCCGCGaggcgggtggggggggacgggaACGGAACGGGACGGGGCGCGCGCCCGCCGCTTCCCGCCCTCGGCGCGCGGCCGCCGCTTCCcgccttttcctctcctcaggGCCGCcgggcgcgggcgggcgggcggcctcCCCTTGCTCACCGCAGCGCTTCAGGCGGGAAGGGTGTGGGGAGGGTGTCCCCCAGCTCCTCACTCCGCCGCTTCTTTTCTTCCTCGCCCACAccctgtgctttttaaaaattcttttgtttggtggtttggtttggttttttttttttttttttttttctgtttttgtttcaaagGGCTGCAAGGTCTGTGGGCCGCTTGGCTAGTGGGGGAGGGCCCCGCTTCCCGGGTGCCAGCTGCCCCCCTCCACCCCGGGGCTCCTGCGCTGTCACGCCTCAGCCACATGCTTGAGAAACTACCACGTCGCTCTTCCACAGTGCGTagtgaaatttatttttgacTCGAAGGTGGTGTTTCCAGCTGCGTGGGCAAGGATAGGAAACTaccgggggggaggagggaataGGTTCAGGCATGGGCTGTGGTCTGTCTGCTCGGTGCACTGAACCTGCCCTGTAACCGCAGGGGCGGCTAGGCTGGCGTCTCCAACTCCACGTTTTGAGGTAACTGCAAGCTTTGCACACCCGGGTGTTCTTCAGCTGCAGGTTTCTGGAGCAAGTCATTATGGGACACGCGCTTTCAGCTTCAAAAACATTCCTGCTGCTTGCTGTGAGAAAGACGGAAAATAAGAGCCGGGCCTATCCTGTTGGCTCGAAAATAAAGCCGAATGCCACATTATTACTTCAAGTACTCAGTGGTGTTTAAGTCAGTTACAAGTTTTGGAAGACTTGCTTATGACTTTTAAGCTCTTAAaagtagaaatattttgtttctagaGTGAGTGTTATAAAAATACTCAGGAAACAGCTgaacagggagagggagggtACTTGCATTTGACCACACTGCACATCATGAGACACTCAAGATCAGGAACTGTGGCCAAGCCTCTGGTAATTAGCTAAATCATATTTATCATGCAGCCCCAGACCATGCCAGTGTCCAAAAATGATGTAGTTTGCATAACAAATATGGAACCAGTCAACACAGGAATTATAGTTATTTTTGTAGATAGCTGTAAAAGTTTTAATTCAATGTTTCCATGTAAAAAAAGCAGTTAACTTACAAGTTTTCTCTAATAAAGCATactaaaaaaaagtgtgaaaaagaAGGTATCAAATTATTGATGGAAAATACTTTTACTCAAGCCTGGTGGCATTTTAAAGTGGTGTCCCTCTCATTTCATGTCTTGCAAAGCTCCTTGCCCTACTAAATGTGTGCACTGCCTCATTATTTCACTTCTCTCTCTTTGCAGGAAAGCAGCCAcgctttcttcttccttagaCCAAGGTACTAACTCTCAAGTGGTCGGTTAAGGTATAAGAACTATGTCagggttttcatttttaatttccttgagCTGCTGAACAGTTCATAATTAGGACCACCTCAAAAGATCCAGCGTTCCCATGTGttgaatgttttcagttttactcAAAGTTAACATTTCACGCTTATGCTGTATAGGCAAAATGATTCAGTTTTTAACGTGTCTGCTATAAACTAGTCATATTTCAGTCTGAATATCCTCTGTTCCTAAGGATGTTTATAGCCTATTGTCATGTAACTGTCCTACACAGCCCATCAGTCCCCAGCTTGTTAATTATTGTAAAATAATATCTTTACTATAGAGCTTTGTCTGCAGTTTTGAATCTTTATAAAGTTAGGCTCCTGGTCTGTGTCTTCAGTCAAATGACTCATTCCTTTTCCAGTTTATGATATTTCAAAGTCACAGACTGATAAATTGTCATTACAGATTTGTAAGCtcggggagggggtggggggggaagctggTTATCTTTAAGAATAGGGTGATGGCAGGGGGGAGGATTTGCTAGGACAAAATGTGAAGTCATGTATTTATGAATTACTAGGTATTCTTGCTAACTGCTAGAAGCTCTGTCAGGAGGAAATAatagaagagggaaaaaaaattgtaaactTGATCATGGTGTGAGTAGatattaaaaaggcaaatattttatCCTAGGAAATAATGTAGAGAGATTTCCAGGAGTACAGGGTCATGTGAATGACCTGTGCAAGGCTCTGGAGAGATGTTACCTGGGATGCAGAACACAAGTTTTGTCTCTAAGGTGGGTCATCTAAAGCAGGGATAATGTGAAGGAGGGCCATGATGAACATAGTGGCATTTTTTATAGGCTGGCAAACCCAGGCTGTTTTGATCTCTGCccttgaaataaaagcagaggaagacaTGACTGATTATCTGATGGTAAATGTGAGGGGAAGTGAAGATTTAAATTGGAGCACAAATCTGGCAGTAAGAGAAAAAGGCCGTGAATAATCCTGggatggaaaacagaaagaggtTTCTGATCACCACACAGTAGATTCCAGGGCTTCCTTAAAGTTCATAGGAGCAGAAAACCTTCCTAATTATTAAATGCTTCTGGAAGGGGAATACAGAGATTATCTGCAATAGCAGAGAACTGGGCTTGATTATCCcagatatctttttttttaacattgtatTTCCAGAACCTTTTTCCAAGTGATGGAAAAGCATCAATTTAAGAAGAGTCATTGACACAATGCAGAAAGTAAGTAGGAGAATCATGTTTCCATGTTGTCTTATCGCACACCTGAGCTATGGTGATTCGCACTCGCTGTCTTTGGTTTTAGACAAAGACACTGTGTCTTTGGTCCAAGTGATTGGGTCAGATCACAGTTTCATTTGTCACTTCATTAACTTGTAGATTCTCAAGTTGCATGAGTATTATTCCTGATTTCTGGACCGCTTTGTGGAAAACATACGTAGTAAACGAacaaaaatgcactaagcctCCATCAGTCTTCCTACCctaaaacattcatttctcagttttaaaatatagctgAGTTGCAGGGCCCggaaaacccaaccccaaagcACAATGTGATGAAATAAGTATAAAACTGTAATAAACAGATGCAGCAATGACCCCAAGGGTCCAGAAGTGCACCTGCCCTAATCATGCTGAAGACCGTCAGCGAGCCTTCCGTCTACAGCGtcttgggtttgttgttttcctttttctctctcagctgTCTCTCTGGCTCATCAGAGTTCAAAGCTGCAAACATTAACTATGTTGATATCAAATCATGCCAGGTACGGACTGTTCTGTACTGATGCTCTGTGCTGATCTGAGATCTAGGCCAGCTATTGCCTTTTTAGGCCTTTTCTTGGTAAATAGCTCTGGGCTTTGGTTGAAGCAAAATGCCATGACTAGTGCTTAGCTTGCACATAAAGTCAAGACCGCGTTGGTCTGGCACAGCTCATGCTTCCTCGTGAATCATGGAAGGGTTTGAGTCGGAAGGGACCCCTAAACGTCATCTGGTGCTgcccccctgccgtgggcagggacatcctGCACTgggtcaggttgctcaaagccctgtctgAGCCCTGCATAGGGTGAGCCTCCTTTCAGAAGGCTGTCCTAGATGTACAAAAGTCATTATTTAACAATTCCCTCAGTACTTTGAAATTCCTATTTGCTTGAATGTATTAAACGACTTTGTAACTTGATTTTCTTCTAAACAGCAATGCTATTTTGTTGAGAAAAACAGCTAActtaagttttattttactcttaGTCATTTGACTTTAATGTACAGTCCGAGGAGTGCGATCTGTTAACGAATAATGcaaagaaagcagcatttgtttAACAGTTGAGGCTGCCTTACCATGTTTACATGATGTGTAAACGGAGCCAGGACAAATTGCacacaaaggaaattaagtGTGTAGAAAAGAAGTTACTCTTCCATGTGTGTGGGCATCACAGCGTGCGATTGCCACACTAGTTCCAATAAAGGCTTAGACTACTTGGCTCTGcagtgtaaaataaaatgagtcAGAAGCCTGCCAACGCAAAATAGCTCCGTGTCACCCTGCTAAACCCTCTGCATGAATAGCTGTTGTCCCTTGAGTGACCTAACCCAAGTCATCGCAAACAGCTTTCCCGCGCTGTTTTGGGTGTTAGCGCTTGCTGTGGGCTTTAAAGGTGAAGGGCTCCCTAAAATGTTCTGTAGTGTTTCTGACCGGCTGTCCCTAACAGGTTGCGGATCCATTTGTCTTGCTGGTGACCCTTCTGCAGGAGGGGCTGTCAAACGGCTTCCCACCTGGCAGCGCTGAGAGAGCTGGCGGCAAACGGAGCGCTCTTGTCAGACATGCTTGCAAGTGGAGGTGAGACGTGGGTTGGAGGGAACTGCTGACCTAGCTCGAGATGCGGTGGGCAGCTGGGGATCTGCGTGATCACCTAGCTGCCGCGTCCCTGAACGTGGTGGTGCGTCGAAGCCCTCAGGGTAGGGTTACTCCTGTTAGGTTGGTTTATTTCTCCTGGAGCTGCTCCCCTTGGCCCCACTCCTGACGGTATCCCTGCCCAAGGACCTGCGGTGGCTTCTTTACCTGTGGAGCCACCActgatggtggggaaaagaacTTTTCTCCCGTGGAGTTGCAAGGGATGTTTTCGGTAAAGCGCAGGGTTCCCCATGTCTCGTGTTGGCCCCTTAGCGTGTTGTGTGAGGGCAGGGGTGCTGCCGGCTCTGCCTCCCTGGGGTTCACCGGGGGCTGCTTTCAGCCTGCTGCCTGCTTGGCTGTCGCCTCGCCTGCAGCCTTTGCCGGGCTGCCGGAGGAGACCGCGGCGCTCGGGTGGGCATCACTGTCCCATTCTGGAGATGCCCTTCGCAGCCTGAGGCCATTTGTCCTAGGAAAACGGCTGGGACCTCTCtcagccccccaccccaaaacacacGCTTTGCCCTCGGCCACCCCCGGCCCGCCGCCTTCCCTCCCGCTGGACTCCCGGTGTCGCCCGTCGAGTAGCCATCGCTGAGCTGCGAGGCGGGCGAGTCGCCGGGACCGGGGCTGGGACCGGGTCGGCTCCGCTGGCCGCCGCCCGGCGCCGCTCTCCGCCCGCCGAGCGCCGGGCCGGATGTCGCGgtgccggcggcgggcgggagggggaggCGAGGCCGGTGAGCTCCGGCGACAGTTCCCGAGGCCGGGCGGGCAGGTGGAGGCGGGAGCCGCGGCTGGAGCATGGAAGGTGAGAAACGACCCCGCTCtttcccggggggggggagaaggcgCTGCcgctctccccttcctccccgccGACCCCGCTCGGGGCGCTCGCACCGTGCTCCACCTCCCGCTTACTTCCAGGCGGCTTCTTCAGCGCTTTCTGCAGAGAGATTGCAGCCTCTGGAGGAGAAATCTAATCGCGTGTTGCAATTAAACAGGAAACGAACGGGGCTTTTTCCCCCCCGCTCTGTTTAATTTCAGAAACATCACAACATGTATGATAAAGTTGGGGTTTAGAGCCCGCTTTATCTGCCGTTCGTATTCTAGGTTTTAACGAATTAAAAGGCGCGTTGGTTTCCTCTTCGCTTGTAAAACGTGCGTGTaacttttcagcaaaaaaaacaAGTTGCGAGTTAATCTTGGGCTACGGCGTAATTCCTTTGGGAAGAAAAGCTAAATTACCA from Haliaeetus albicilla chromosome 7, bHalAlb1.1, whole genome shotgun sequence encodes:
- the ZPBP2 gene encoding zona pellucida-binding protein 2, producing MAGGGGRPRSPPGGLLGMMAVVAGLGALTGVRAVPKEEQHSIDLVEKNYVYGDTKQEVNVYVKVFTNSPFLVCMDLARSREEVIDPKYLWIGPDGKNLEGQMYVNLTKTGKLMVMGFKESMSGAYTCTLSHKIIETTTQEERVVFEAYKFMVYAYREADHAYQVFVRFTTRECELAPNGQFFEELKKILNNIISDLTCHIIESSYKCHSVKRPKQGLLHELFVSFQVNPFAPGWEEVCHQVPYDCEDATNMRVQEARERIGEFFNKQTYALKHEFQTVPTIHYVDNSFSVTHIDSCRPGFGKNDITHKNCASCCVVCEPGTYSPNNEVTCQICTRPRVKKYGARSC